The Gossypium hirsutum isolate 1008001.06 chromosome D02, Gossypium_hirsutum_v2.1, whole genome shotgun sequence region GTAATAGTGCCTGGCCTAGTGATCCTGCAAATTCCTCATCAACCCCTAGTATTTCTGGATTAGCTCGTTCTTCTTCCTGGTTGGACATTAATGGAGGTAACTCTTTTGTTCTTCGTTTGTTCCCTGATATCTGCTTGCTATGATGCTATATTTTATTCTGGTTAGATATTAAAGTTACAGGATTTAATTGGGAGATGATATTGACAGGTCATATGGCTTTAACATTTAGAACTCCTCCTGTTAGCCCTCCTCGACAAAATTACTTGGCAGGAATTCGTAGGGTTTGCTCTTTAGACTTCAGGCCTCACCTGATGAATTCTCCGGACTCAGGATTGGCTGACCCACTTCTAGGCTCTGCTTCTGGATCAGAGCGCAGTTTACTTCCTCAGTCaacaatatataattttagttGTGGCCACTTCTGCAAGTCTCTGCTTACTGCATCAGATGACAGTGAAGAACTATTGGCCAAAAGAGAAGAGCAGGAGAGATTTGCACTGGAGCATATTGCTAAGTGCCAGCACTCATGTATTCCTTTTGACTTgtatttttgttcttttcattCTATTCAAATGCCAATTTTTTACTTTGGAACTAATAGGTTTCTGATTTCCTGTGCTAGCTGTTAGCAAACTTAACAATAATAGTCAAATTGCTAGCTGGGATACAAGATTCGAGACAGGTACAAGAACTGCCTTGCTGCAACCTTTCTCTCCTATTGTGATTGCGGCAGATGAGAATGAACGGATCAGGTATGTGATTTATGTTTTTATGGATTCCTAAAGCAAGTTAATTCCAATGTTACATGATTTGAGTTAACATGCCATAGTGAGTGGATTATTTTTACTCGTCTTAAACCTGTGGTTACGGGTTACAATAATGTGCCTTGATAATTTGCTTGCGTTGACCGGTTATGGTGTGTGGTAATTGATCCAGATATTAAGTTGTACACCATAAATGCATCAATTTGATATAGGTTCTAGAAAAGATCAACAAGGTGGCAAGTTCTGATTGGCATTCACTGGGCGTGCATCTGATATAAACTCTTAAGAAGTTCTATACTTTGTGTTTCCTAGAAGATCTGAAATGAGTTAAGACTTAAACGAGTTTGGAACTTCTCGGCCATATTAATTTTTTGGATTGTTTTTTCAGGGTATGGAATTATGAGGAAGCCACCCTCCTCAATGGTTTTGATAATCATGATTTTCCGGAAAAGGGAATATCTAAACTTTGTCTTTTGAATGAGCTTGATGACAGCTTGTTGCTTGTTGCTTCAAGTAATATTCTTTACCACTTCTTTCTCCCAGTGTTTTTGCGaggttttcttttttctaaaattaGCTCGGGGCTGATCTTGTACAGGTGATGGAAATATACGGATTTGGAAAGATTATACACTGAGGGGGAAACAAAAACACGTTACCGCATTTTCTTCTATCCAAGGTCACAAACCTGGCATGCGGAGTTTGAATGCTGTTGTGGACTGGCAACAGCAGTCTGGATATCTCGTATGTATTTCTTCTAGACGGTTTTATCTCTAGGACATTATTGCCACTTACAATTTGATGCCTAATATAGTTTTCTTCATTGCTCTGATGTTATGCTACTAGTATGCATCTGGAGAGATATCATCCATCATGCTTTGGGACTTGGATAAGGAGCAACTTGTTAATTCAATACCATCATCCTCGGATTGTAGTGTCTCGGCATTGGTGAGTCTTCAATCTCTTTCGcatatattaatttatgttaaatgatTGGATTGAGCACGGTTATATACATGTTGGTTGCAACAGGTGCCTTATAGGTAGAAGTACCATGGAGGCTCTTGTACTAGgaatcagattgcattttgtcctctCTATTCAATCggacaaattagtccttgtacattagatcaaatagcaaattggtccatctgttaaaaattccatccatttttgctattaaaaattggtccctATACATCAGCATGAGGTATACATGGCACGCTACATGTAACTATCTGGTTATTTCGTCAGTTacaccagtttttaatagtagaaatggatgaaaattttaacagaaatgaccaatttcatttttgatttaacgtatagggagtaatttgctcattttttgagtgaaggggacaaaatgcaatctaactcctagtaTAGGGGCTTCCTTGGTACTTTTACCATTCCTtataagaaaaaaggaaaattatgGCATATGACTATTGAGTTGGCATATACGAGGGTATGCTTTAATTGAGAACATGCTATGTTGGAAAGTTTGTTAAGTTTTATTAGTTTGGATGCTTTCCCAAATATTGAGTTAAATGAACCTAATGTTAAACAAAGTTCTCGTTGAAGAAATTGAAGTGCCTTTGTGATTCTtctcgttctattttgttttaaGATTTAGCTCTTATATTTGATCTTGTCATCAGATTTGTTTTGGTCATCGTTTTTTTTTGGGTAGTTCATCTTGTGTTGCATATTTTCTTCACATTAACAGGCTTCTTCTCAAGTCCATGCTGGTCAATTTGCAGCTGGTTTTGTGGATGGTTCTGTTAGACTATATGACATCCGGACACCCGACATGTAAACATTCTgatcaattttttatttgttgacaagataatgaaagaataattttttttgggaATTTTTGCCTGTTTGTGATGTCATTTGAGCTTTTCTTTGGAGGACTCGACCACGTTTTTATAGTGCTTAACATACACCTCTATTTATTATTCAATCCCATCTCTTTATTTTCAGAAGAAAATGCTATCTCGTGttgggtaaaagtaccatggaggcttTTATATTAAGAGTTGGATTGTATTTTGCCTTTactaaaaaataggcaaattagtcaTTGAACGTTAGATGAGTAAACTGgtccttctgttaaaaatttcatccatctCTACTGTTAAAATTCGGTTTGTGTACGTTAGAATGAGGTACACATGGCATATCACGTGTAACTATCTGGTTATTTTATCAACAATGCCAATtgttaacagtagaaatggattaAATTCTAACAGAAATtattagtttgctctttgatttaatatataaggattaattttcctatttttttagtaaagggggcaaaatgcaatttgactcatAATATAGGTATcctcatgatacttttacctctCATGCTATCCGTATTTATCTATCTGACCCGCATTTGTTCTTTTAATGTTTAGGCTGGTTCGCACAACCAGGCCGCATACTCAACAAGTAGCAAGAGTTGTGGGTATTGGCTTTCAACCCGGACTTGATCAAGGAAAGGTAAGGCAACTCACATTTCTTATGTCTGGTAAAAAAACGTGCATCGATGTTGTCAACATCCTTGTTCCTTGTTGAACATCTCATTCGAGATTTTGATCTAGGAAACACAAAACATTGATGAACTTTCATGTTATTTTTCAGATTGTTAGTGCATCCCAGGCTGGTGATATTCAGTTCCTCGATATTAGAAGTCAAAGAGATACAGACCTTACAATTGATGCTCACCGAGGATCACTTACAGCTTTAGCTGTTCATAGACATGCCCCGATAATCGCCAGTGGTTCAGCAAAACAGCTAATCAAAGTTTTCAGTCTAAAAGGTGAACAACTCGGCACCATTAGATACCAACATACCTTCATGGCCCAGAAGATTGGTTCCGTAAGTTGCCTTACCTTCCATCCCTACCAAGTGTTACTCGCTGCCGGTGCCGCCGATGCCTGCGTTTCAATCTATGCTGATGACAACTCTCATACAAGATAAACGTATAAATCCTTCCACAGTATCACAAAACCCGGAGGCAGATCATGGTGAATGAAACCGTCTTAGGCACAAATTTCATGGAAGGTCAGTGATCCAAGTTAATAGTTGCAAAAATTTATTCGAGTTCGGATCATTGTTCGAGTGTTTCGGGATATGCTGCTGCCAGGCTTACAATTCCACTATGGGTGTTATTGGAAATTCAGGGGTATAAACAgagatatatatattgatttcaTTAGCCTCCGGTCACACGTTTATCTTTGCATAAACATATACGGGGGGTTTGTGGGGGTGGCTTTGGCAaataatatgttatatatataggtGATGATGCATTGTaaatattttcctttgttttttttttttttggttcccattatttcatggttttcaatgTGTTGAAATTGTAAAGGCTGCAACATTTGCCATTGTCATAAATTTTACGTATTGCAATCAGATTGGTTTATGGTCAAGCCCCAAGTTGTTGCCACTCTAAAGCTATATTTTTGGAATCAGATCAATGGTAAAACCGATTAAGTTCcgattttgattaaataaattcttaaaaattttataaaatcgaACCTAGTTCAATCGGTTCAAtcaatttggattttttttcagtaattttgcagaACTTCCTATTAATTGTTGCCACAAATGGGATTGGACATTTAGGGtgttttttggattattttgagaggagatcaaatatttgtattttttaaattattttaattccattttatagatttgtaaattaaattaaatactattatccatttgaattttttcttttaaatataaaaaaatattcagatgcgcaaaaaattgaaatttaaatccaCTAAACATCCACTCTGAATGCATATAAATCATTTGCTAATCCCAACAGTCCTAGCAAAATATTTACAGTTCTAACTTCATACAATAATTCACAAATCATAAATGGTAATTTCAGTAAGAACCAAAACTATTGCattgtaattattaattttgaagGTGAGAATGGCAATGGTAATGGCAGAggctataaataaacatatttaaaaggCACCAAAAAACTATATACTAATATAACAACAACAATATTGAATCACAAATCAAATCTAAAAAGACAAATTCCACAGCAAATCaatctaaaaagaaaaacaaatccaTGTCTTAGATACTTTGATTTACACCAAAGATTCACAATGGACATATATATCCTTTTGCATAAACCTTAAAACTACAACACTCTTTTCTTACTTCCTTCCACCAACCATACTTTGTGTATTACTACCCGACAAGTTTGGTGATGTACTACTACGCCTTCCGTCGCCATTTCCGAGCACGTTCAGATCTTCGAACAATAGGTATGATGGGATAAAAGGCTTTTGTCCTGATGTGGGAGCAGGGTTCCTAGGACCGGTAATCGTCCAAGAATCACCTCCGTTCATTGGTGCTCCGCCGTTGGTTCCTCTTATGGGGAATGAGCGATTATGCTGCAAGGGTCTGGGCCCTGTAATGGAATTTGATGCAGTGGTGTTCACTTGGGGAGTGGAGATCATGTTATTTGTAGAAGAGCGGTGGTTTTGGCTGTTGAAATAACCGGGAGTTGCAGCCCATGGTGGAGGGGGATATGCGGATGTGTATTGAGGCCGGAAATATGGTTGGTATTGAGGTTGTCCGAATGACTGGTGCGGTGACTGGGACTGGGATGGTGATTGGGGTTGGAGTCGGATTTGAGACTGTGTATTTAACTGATGAGGCTGGGATCGTGCTTGGAACTGATGTTGAGCCTGAGATGGTGAATTCAACTGATTTTGAGCTTGCGGTTCAGTTTGGAACTGGGTTGGTTGTGGCTGGACTTGGGGCTGAGACGGTTTTTGAGGTTGAGCCCAAGGAACCACATAACTATTATACGGCAGCTGCGCCTGACTTGCAGGGTATGTTTGGGAAGCATAAGGATATCCTTGGCTGCTAGGAGGAACAGGTACCTGATGTTGAGATGCAGATGGTGGTGTGGGAGGGGCATGCGGAGAGGAAGCCGTTGTTGTGGACAAGGTAAGGCTTAAAAGATCAATCAAGTCCTGTTCTTTCGAAGTTTTAACTGGTGCAGGTGGATCAGGCAAAGCTAAAGCATTGCTCGGAATAGAGGTTGAGGCAGTTGGTGTATACCATGTCGTCACATTGGCATTACTGACTGGCGCAGTAGCTTCACTTGTTCCAGGAGAAGCGTTCTGAGGAGATGTGAACTGTGCTCTGGAATGCCTGCACTCGGAACAAAAGGTGAACCAGTCAAGAACTGAGCTAAACCTATCATATTTACACAAGGTTTGATTATAGACAAGCAAGGTAAAAGCACCATGGAGGCCCTTGAACTGTGAGTCGAATTCCATTTTGCCCCTCTATTAAAAAAAGGGGCAAATTAATCTGTATACGCtggatcaaagagcaaactggttcttttattaaaaaatttcatccattttattgttaaaaactggtccTTGTAATCTGGTTATTTTGTCAACCACATCAGTTTTTAGTAAAATtggatgaatttttaataaaaaagaccaACTCTTTAATCTaaaatacaaagactaatttgcccattttttgagtaaaagaagcaaaatgcaatccgactccTATTACAAGGGCCTTAATGGTACTTACCAAACTAGCAAAGGAATTTTCCTAACGACAAGCCATATACACAACATAAAATTAGTCATTTGTAGGACTGCAACAGGTGAAATAAGGTGAAGTAGAGGTTAGCATATGAAACCTTCTAGCTAGCTGTGCGAAGTcgtcttcctcttcttcctcttcatCGATATGGCTTTTTGTCACAGTGGCAACCGGTGTGGGTGGACTTATATTAGGTGCTGGGCTCTTCGCTTCACTTGATTTGTTGGAGGAACTTGCTTCATTATGCATCGGGCTTACAGCAGTAGCTTCAACTGGCAAGGGGGAACCTAAAGCTATAGCATCGTGTTTCGCAAGTAAGCTTTGCAGGCCATCATTTAGTTCAAGACCTCGAGCTAAAAGTTCCTCGTCCCTgccacagccaataaaaagaaaaagaagcaaaacTTTTGACATCTGCACATAGGCCACGTATAAAAGAAAGAACTTCGACATTTTTACAAAACCGTTTCAACGATAAGTTCCAAGTCATTATAGAAAAACAAAATTCAGAGACAGACTAACACGGTAGTTGTAAGCATCTGCATCAGCTTTTTTTGGTTGGAACGACATCGATTAACGAGATCAACTATCACTTCATCTTTCACTGCCTGTTAATACGAACCAAAAATCACAGTTAAACATTCCACCGACAATTTAAAAGAAAAGGTTTCATTATTATCGTTCATACCGCACTATGACTCGGGTTTACAGCTTGTAGCATGTCACTTA contains the following coding sequences:
- the LOC107903521 gene encoding TOM1-like protein 6, with translation MMMMSSASSSAATVAVDKATSDLLMGPDWTMNIDICDSVNSNHWPAKDVVKAVKRRLQHKSSKVQLLALTLLETMVKNCGDYVHFQIAERNILGEMVKIVKKKADMLVRDKILALLDSWQEAFGGPGGKHPQYYWAYDELRRSGVEFPKRSSNTAPIFTPPATHPTLNPGYGMPSNSSRRLDETMATEIESLSLSSLDSMKDVVELLSDMLQAVNPSHSAAVKDEVIVDLVNRCRSNQKKLMQMLTTTVDEELLARGLELNDGLQSLLAKHDAIALGSPLPVEATAVSPMHNEASSSNKSSEAKSPAPNISPPTPVATVTKSHIDEEEEEEDDFAQLARRHSRAQFTSPQNASPGTSEATAPVSNANVTTWYTPTASTSIPSNALALPDPPAPVKTSKEQDLIDLLSLTLSTTTASSPHAPPTPPSASQHQVPVPPSSQGYPYASQTYPASQAQLPYNSYVVPWAQPQKPSQPQVQPQPTQFQTEPQAQNQLNSPSQAQHQFQARSQPHQLNTQSQIRLQPQSPSQSQSPHQSFGQPQYQPYFRPQYTSAYPPPPWAATPGYFNSQNHRSSTNNMISTPQVNTTASNSITGPRPLQHNRSFPIRGTNGGAPMNGGDSWTITGPRNPAPTSGQKPFIPSYLLFEDLNVLGNGDGRRSSTSPNLSGSNTQSMVGGRK